TCCGTCACCGCGGAGGTGTTGCTCAGCCTCCAAGCCGCAGGTGCCGACATGGTGGAGCTTGGGATGCCCTACAGCGATCCGCTGGCGGATGGACCTGTGATCCAAGCTGCTGCTGCACGAGCATTAGCGGCTGGTACGACACCGAAAAAAGTTTTGGAGATGTTGTCGTCCCTCCGAGGTCAGCTGTCGATCCCCGTGATTTTGTTCACTTATTCCAATCCCCTTCTCAACGTGGGGATGGAGCGTTTTTGCGAGCAAGCAGCAGAAGCCGGCGCCTCCGGGTTAGTGGTTCCGGATCTTCCTTTGGAGGAAGCTGAACGGTTGTCTCCGATTGCGGAGCGGGAAGGGCTGGACCTTGTCCTTTTGGTGGCACCGACCACCCCAACAGAGCGGATGGGGCGGATCGCTCAAAGCAGTCGGGGATTCACCTATTTAGTCAGTGTGACTGGGGTGACTGGGGAACGCAGCACGATGGAGACTCGTGTCGAGGGGTTGGTTCAAGCTCTGAAGCAATCATCCCCTGTACCCGTTGCCGTCGGATTTGGGATTTCTGGAGTCGATCAGGTACGACAGGTGCGCAGTTGGGGTGCTGATGGAGCGATTGTGGGAAGTGCTTTGGTGAAACGAATGGCGTCCGCATCATTGGGTTCTGTGGCGGCGGAAGCAGGATTGTTTTGCTCTGAACTCCGCAAGGCGGCAGATTAAAAGCGATTGAACGACATTCGCTTGGGATCAATCGTCATCGTCTTCACTTCCACCAACCGGAACCAAACGAATTTGTTGGCGTCCAAGCTTGATTTCGAATTCGTCACCAACTTTCAGGTCGAGCAGGGCTGAATAGGCTTTGCCGATTAATAAGTTGCCATTGCCTTGAACCGTGGCGACATAGCTCAATTTGCGACCTGACTTACCATCCCCAGCGAAGCCATTCGTGCCAAGATTGACACCTTTAGCTTCTAAAAGCGCTTCATAGAACGAGGTGAAATTCAGCCTCTCTTCGCCGTTCTTTTTGATGCTTACATAGCCACAAGATCGGACAAGATCAGCCTTGCTGATGTCACCCAATTCTTTGACTTTGTTAAGCAGGTCACTCCCGGTGAGCATGGGTTGTCAATGAGTGCTTCTGTTCAAGATAGCGATGACATTGCTCCATATGCCATTCTTATTTCAGAAGATCTTGGGATCATCAATTTGTTATGGCACGTTTTGTTCTTTGGGGTACATATTGTTCAAATGCCCTTGAAAAGCGCACCCCATATCGTGAAGAGCACTTATCACGTTTGAAATCCCTTAAGCAGGATGGAATCCTGATCACTTTGGGGCCAACAGAAGGGAGCACCCATGTGTTCGGGATTTTTGAAGCCGAAACTCTCAGCGTTGTGCAGCAGCTTGTGGCTGAAGATGTGTACTGGAGGGAAGGGATCTGGACGGCTGTAAACGTTTACCCCTGGATCCAAGCATTTTGAGCCTGCTCCCAAATCCATTCCGCAACGAGTTGATCCCCACCAGGACCAAGAACATCGCCGTAGCCGCTCATCTGGCCGACGCCTTCCCTAGCAATTTGAGCGATTGCGTCCATTGACGCAATCCCTTGACGCTCTAATGCCTTCAGCTTGAGTGTTTTGCCTCGACGAATGATGTTGCCGCCATTGATATGGCAAGCAGCACAATGCTGCTGAAAAAGTGCTGCTCCTTCGCTCGATGCTGCAGCCTGTCCGAGCCCTGGCGCCATCAGCAGCATCAATAGAGCGGTCAACACTCCTTGGATCAACCTTTTCACGCCGTTTCACTCCGCTAAAAGACAGTTTGCTTTGGTGCTTGGTCGGTTGTCAGGATGAGAACAACAAGCGATGGGATCAGAAATGGCAGAGCATGATCTGATCCGTTTTCTGGACAAGGTTGGACAGTTGCAGGCGCTGGTGAAAAGCCTTGATGCCGATCCAGAGCGACGTGATCAGTTGGCAGCCTGTTCCTCCCACAATCAAGTTGTGGCTATTGCCAAAGGCTGGGGTTTTGATATTGGTCGACGTTGGGGAGAGTCGGCCTCAGGGACTAATCAGGCCGATAATTTATTTCATATAAAATGCCCCCCACCGGGGGAAGAAACCTCACGCGAGTTGGCGTCAGGTCAGGGATGGCACCTCAAAGTGATCTGCTCCAACGCATTTGGTTCACCCGAGCAGTCGTGGATGGATCAATCAGAGATGGAATGGGGCCTGGTGTTACGGGGTAGTGCTCAGCTGCGGTTTCAGGGAGATGAGGGAATGATGGACCTAAGCCCAGGCGACCATTTCTTCATTCCGCCGCATCGGCTCCATCGGGTTGAACGAAGCGATCCGGATCCTGGAACGCTTTGGCTGGCGTTGTATTGGCACGCTTAACCAGCCAATACGCGGCCGCCAATGCTGCGACAGCGATTCCCAGGCCAACCAGTAACTGCGGCTTGTCTTCTGCCCCCGAGGGCAGCACGATCACTTTTCGAGCAACTGCAGTGAGAGCTGTGACGAGAACGAGCTCAATTTGAACGACGTGTCGTCGTAAGTAGCTCGTGATGTTTTGAAGAACTTCAAGGGCGATGAGAACGGTGAGTAAGTCCCCAAGCACCTTGATTAAGTCGTCACCGAGCCAAGTCGCTTCCGAACCCGTTAGCAACTTGGAGCCAAGTGATAGCACCAGTTTCAGCAACGCTGAAATAATCACAACCCCGGTGATCAGGGCGAGAATCCTGGCCACGAGTCGTTCGCCGGTGTCGACCCAGCTCAAAAAAGACTGTCGTCCGCCGCGAGTGGGCTTTTGAAAAGAGCTCAATCGTTGAAGGGGTTGTAGTAAGGACGCGCCGGCGTGTTGCTGGCTGGATTGATGATTTTGGTGTCACAGCTGATGGATCCATCGCTGCCTTCCACGCAATTGGTCGGAACAACGGTGCTTGCCTTGCCAGCATTGACACCTGGGCCTTTCAACCAGCCTTCCGTTTGGGCAAGAACCGAAGTGGTTCCACCAAAGAGAGAGGCCAGTAGGAGCAAGCCAGCGCTAGCAACGTTGATCGGATTCATTGAATCAATGTCGAGGCCTCCAGTGTGCCGTTGATGGTGGTTACTCGGAACAATCTTCGCGAATTTCCTGCAAAAGCAGATCTAATTGACCAAATGGATCAGAAACACTCTTTGCTGCATTGGCATCGAGCGGACGCTCTTCACCGTGCCACTCG
The DNA window shown above is from Synechococcus sp. CC9902 and carries:
- the trpA gene encoding tryptophan synthase subunit alpha, coding for MSSQQSSSIALRFEQLKREGRMALMPFLMAGDPDLSVTAEVLLSLQAAGADMVELGMPYSDPLADGPVIQAAAARALAAGTTPKKVLEMLSSLRGQLSIPVILFTYSNPLLNVGMERFCEQAAEAGASGLVVPDLPLEEAERLSPIAEREGLDLVLLVAPTTPTERMGRIAQSSRGFTYLVSVTGVTGERSTMETRVEGLVQALKQSSPVPVAVGFGISGVDQVRQVRSWGADGAIVGSALVKRMASASLGSVAAEAGLFCSELRKAAD
- a CDS encoding AbrB family transcriptional regulator — encoded protein: MLTGSDLLNKVKELGDISKADLVRSCGYVSIKKNGEERLNFTSFYEALLEAKGVNLGTNGFAGDGKSGRKLSYVATVQGNGNLLIGKAYSALLDLKVGDEFEIKLGRQQIRLVPVGGSEDDDD
- a CDS encoding YciI family protein; its protein translation is MARFVLWGTYCSNALEKRTPYREEHLSRLKSLKQDGILITLGPTEGSTHVFGIFEAETLSVVQQLVAEDVYWREGIWTAVNVYPWIQAF
- a CDS encoding c-type cytochrome, whose protein sequence is MKRLIQGVLTALLMLLMAPGLGQAAASSEGAALFQQHCAACHINGGNIIRRGKTLKLKALERQGIASMDAIAQIAREGVGQMSGYGDVLGPGGDQLVAEWIWEQAQNAWIQG
- a CDS encoding Nif11 domain/cupin domain-containing protein, translating into MAEHDLIRFLDKVGQLQALVKSLDADPERRDQLAACSSHNQVVAIAKGWGFDIGRRWGESASGTNQADNLFHIKCPPPGEETSRELASGQGWHLKVICSNAFGSPEQSWMDQSEMEWGLVLRGSAQLRFQGDEGMMDLSPGDHFFIPPHRLHRVERSDPDPGTLWLALYWHA
- a CDS encoding phosphate-starvation-inducible PsiE family protein, which encodes MSSFQKPTRGGRQSFLSWVDTGERLVARILALITGVVIISALLKLVLSLGSKLLTGSEATWLGDDLIKVLGDLLTVLIALEVLQNITSYLRRHVVQIELVLVTALTAVARKVIVLPSGAEDKPQLLVGLGIAVAALAAAYWLVKRANTTPAKAFQDPDRFVQPDGADAAE